In the genome of Perca flavescens isolate YP-PL-M2 chromosome 21, PFLA_1.0, whole genome shotgun sequence, the window TGCCTATTCTGGCCAGTCGGATCACTCTGAACAGAGTGGGTGACACAAAGTACTTCTCGATTATGTCTGAGAGCATTGTACCTGAAATAAAAAGAGACAATATATATGAACACTTACTGTCTGTTTGAACACAGCAGCAATTTGTAGATTCTAAGTAATGTAATTCACCCACCAGCTATGGACAAGATGACCACAACAAAATCAAAAACGTTCCATCCGTTGGTGAAGTAGTATTGTCGCAGGGCAACGAGCTTCAACACACACTCGCCGGTGAAGACGACAATGAAAGCCACGTTTACTTTAAAGAGGAAATCTTCCTTCTCTGCGCTCTGGTCGTCCGTCTCCACCATCATGGTCACCATGTTGAGGCAGATGAGCACCATGATGAAGATGTCAAAGAACTGCTGACTGATGAAGTCAAACACCAATCCCTGGATTGGGTTCTGCGGGTCAAAGGGACGGCGAGGAACAGAAACACAATTCCAATAGGGTCATTTGGCCTGTTCACACCAGCAGTGTGCAGAAAGGGTCAACACAGGGGTCGCTATTGACATCAATATACCACGCTTGCCGAGCTGGTGTGTCATTACTTAGGGCTACCTCATTTATGCTTTTCAACATAAAACAAATAGTCAAACAATAGTCTTTAAGTTTTAAATGAATGACATACCGTTGGACGTGGAATCGGCTTCTGTGGCTTCTTGGAGCCAAGTTTCTTCATGGCTTCATAGTACTTTTTTTGTTCCTCAGTCATGAAGATGTCTTTATCTCCAAAGTGCAGACACAACATAATACAAACATTGTTATTATAGGTATTTAAATTAGGTAacaagtttataaaaaaaaaaatcaaacgcTTTTGTATTGGCGCAGATActtatctttttcttttgttggtTGAAATTGTCAATAATGACACCAATGAAGAGGTTGAGTGTGAAGAAAGAGCcaaagatgatgaagatgacaaAGTAAATGTACATGTAGAGGTTGATCTCATAAGAAGGTTGTTCCTCTACCTGAAAAGGAACAAAATATTTTAAGCATTAGTAAGAACGATTGGTGTGAGACAGAGTGGGGAAGACAGGGGATAAAAGGTTATACTGGAATATGATATTCAGACAGGGTACTCGTTGATCCAAAGACTGGACTCACTTCACCATCACCATCTGTCACATAtatattacatacagtatatattcaaTTATCTTAAAGAGCAGGGAGGTGTAAGAAAGGGGAAGGAGAGTATTTGAAATCCAGACTTGCATTTCttattactatttatttatatccaTGCCCAATAAAATGCTActtaatatacacacacacactatctaaGCCAAAATTGTTAAGttatttaaaagttttttgGGATTTCTAATGTAAATACTCATTCTCATAAGTTGCCTCAACTATTTTTCTAAATATTATCACATAATTTTGTAATTCACCCAAAGTATACATGGGCATAGAATCATAGACTAAATGAATGGTCTGTacacatgctttttttaaatttaattagtTTCCCCTGTATTAAGTACTGATACATATGGCTATAAAACAAAGGGATACCAACACATTTAATGTTAAATGTACTATTGTAAATAATAACTACCTCTCTTGAGTCAACGGCAGCATACATGATGTCCATCCAGCCTTTAAAAGTTGACTGAAAACACAGAGCAAAAATCTGTCATTGAACAACTTTTTCAACCATTTTATTTCCAAGTATACCATTATGGAAACAGCACTCCTCACCACTTGAAGCAGTGACAGATAGCCTAATCCCACATTGTCGTAGTTGACTTTGACGTTGACCCAGCGGGCTTCCTTCGTGGCCTCTTTGACAGCCATGCAGTCGCTCCGGTTGTTGACCTCCGTAATGGGGAACAGCTCCTCTGTGGTGGTGTTGATGCAGCGGTAGAACTTCCCGGCAAACAGGTTAACTCCCATGATGCTGAAGATGAGCCAGAAGATCAGACACACCAGCAGCACATTGAAGATGGAAGGAATCGCTCCAACGAGAGCATTTACCACCACCTGCCCGAAAGGAGAGGACTTCATTAGAGTTCAGGGATTATATACAAATGTATCGAAATATATTACCTAGTTTAGTTTGTTTGTAAGAGTGAGCAACAAGCTTGCCATCAAGTTCTACCCGTACTCAGTCTTACCTCAGTCCGCTCAAGTACAGCCATGGTGTAAGCATGCACTCAACACACATTGTAGAGGAAAGCCAGTCAAAGTAGTATGATAATGCATTAGACATAACAGCTTTTGCATCACATCTACATCAATGTTAGCCGTGCACATTGCTCGAACGTGGTCGCACAGCCAAAAACGCACCCTCATCCCTTCAAATCTTGACAGCGCTCGAAGAGGCCTTAGTGCCCTGAGAGTCCTGAGCGATTTGATTGGTCCAAGCTCAGCGTATCCCATCCAGTTGGCAGCTAAACTAATCAGGGAAATCTGTGGCAGAATCAAGACATTTCCTATTCAAGTGTTACCACGGACTCTATCtggcataaaataaaaataataataaataaaaaataaaaatgttctgtTGAAAGTTACACATACAGGTCAGCTTGAAGGTAAGATGGCAAAACTTACATCTACAATGAAAAAGTCTAACCAACACCAAGCGTTGGTGAAGTAGGTCTTGAAGCCGTATGCGACCCATTTAAGGAGCATCTCGATGATGAAGATGTAGGTGAAAACTTTGTCAGCAAACTCCAGAATAATTTTGACGGTTCGGCGCCTTTCTATGTTTATGTCTTCAAAGGCCTGTCAAAGAAAGATATGGGATACTTAAATAAACATTGTAACGGTACAGTTACAGTATCTTAACACTATCATAAAACAGTCAACATTTCTAAATTTGTTGCACTGATGACAGCACTCACCAGAGCTCCGCTGCTGAGGAGGATCATAAAGACTATGAAGGTTTCAAACCAGTCATGCTCCACAATAGTGAAGCAAGTCCTACGGAGGTTCCACCATTTCTTGCCTTTACCTTGGGTGATGTCCACAGTCAGAAACGGCCAGCGCTTCACACAGTCTGAGGGGAGAGGAAAATCAAAGGTGTATTGTCTGTGAGAAGATCATTTTACGGTTTGTGGTTAAATGATCGTTTTTTATCGTGGTTGTTCATACTGTCAGTGAAGCAGGCCTCTGGCTCCACTGGGTCTGGCTCTTCTTCTTCCACTTCTTCTGGTTCAGGCTCAGGTGGTTGATAGTCCACTGTGCTACACACTGAAGAATCCCCATCATTCAAAGCACCCATCAGCTAGTCAAGAATTACAATTGAAGCTCAGTTACAAAGCCACCGTTCTAAATATACATTATTGAGTGTTCTGTTTTGAGCAGAACCCCATATACAATTTTGTTTTGCTCATGTCTGTCTACTCACTTTGCCTTTTCCCAGCAAGATACTTTCATTTTCTAAGTTTTCCTAAAATAGCAGAGGAATAGAGAATGAACTTTAGGAAGCATTCATTTACAGTGAGACAAGTttcattttccaaaaaaaaaatattttaacatttgaTTAGCTTTGCGTTTATAGTTTATATCTGGGTGAGGGTTAATTTTCAAGGCTCTGCAGAACACCTACAGAGGGGTTCTCAGTTATGACTGGACCTTTATCTGGACTATGTGGGTGTCTACAGACGCTGCTTGAGTGACATCTTCCTCATACTCTGATAGCTTTCTTTcacctaaaaataaaatatttgtttctCATTCACTTCTATTGAAGCCATAGTGAACAAATGTAACTTTGACCGAACAGATGTGCTCGTTCTAGCGTGTTTTATCACTACCAGTACTTAAATGcaatgacaaaaaaaggaaatctttaaatctttaaattgGAACATCGTTTTCATACACTGTTTCATACATAGTTTGTCATCATTTTAATCTACATATTAAAACGTGACTTCAATTCTATTTAGGAGCCAAGTGCAGGTACATTTCGTCAAACGGAAATGTAATGTGATACTGCCTAACCAGAGTGTAAGGGCAATGTCAATCAAGCACAGTCTGTCCAGTCAGTCACATAATGTCAACACCTGTGTAGGCGCACCATGGTGTACCGCATATTAAATTTCAGGACAATtagaaattagattttttttgaaatatccaaAACTAGTTACTTTTGGTATGGATATGGCTCTGTAAGAGTCTCTCACATGGCTTATCATGAGGACCATGCAAGTGGGTGATTTATTACATGCCACATTTTATCTTGTACACTACTTTATAAGCAGCATTCTCTGTGAGGTGTGTTAGATGCAGAATAGGTCATTTTTGGGGGATGTGTCCATAATTGTCACAATCAGTGTGTCTTTTAGTTTGCAAGTATTGTATAGCATGCTGTCAATGTGTCCAGTGTCATTAAAAGAGGGGAATTACTCAGACTGTTGAGTGGCAAAGCGTAAAGCCTGACAGAGGACAACGGGTGTTCAGAAAACAGGTTTTTGAGTTTCTGAGATTGACACTGCAAGTAAAAGTGttacatctttaaaatataGATGCTGTTGCTGTACTTACCGAGTAATGCAGGTTATTTATCTCATCTGAAATCTCTGAGTCATCAGCACaatcagcatcatcatcatcatcctcacccAGGTTTTCAAAGTCAGACTCTCCCTGAGCGATTGGCACATTGAGACTGAGCTCTCCATCCACAATAAATCCAGAAGGCCGGCCTTCAACCAAACAATTAGGTATCCCGTCTGCCATTTTGAAATCCTGACTTGTGTCTAAGTGGTTCATTTCAATTGCCTCCGttttagggtcgttgtcgtccGTCGGACCCTCCTCGGGCACTTTGGGCTTTCTGCCCAGAATCTGCAGGACAGTTTGAACGATGAACGCTTTGAACCAGTCGATGCCTCGTGTGATCCTGCCAATGGCAATCTGGAGATTGTTCATCTCTCCGTCGTCGTCCCCTGTGGAGAGGTTGTCTCCGCTGAACGAGCTGAGCAGCAAGGCCAGGAAGAGGTTCAACACCTGACGAAAGAAACGTGAAGGCAATGATAAATACATATGCTGAAGTCTAAATCTGATTTTTCAAGCATAGTAGACTTAAAACATTTTCCTATTCTCCTCCTCATTTATCCTGACGTTGCATTGCAACAGATGCACACAGTCTGTATTTAGTATGCAGTTACAGTGTAGGAAATATCGAGAATGTGTGATTACTGGATGAGAATTAAATCAGAATATTTTTCTATcagaattaaaatgattgaaatgATGATTGATTTAATAATCGCTGTGTCAAAGAATGCCGACGTCGCTGGACTAAAAGTCCGGCTCAAATACACATCACATATCAAATTGGTCCAGTGATGGCACTTCAATGAATATTATGTCGTCTGCCTCCTGTTGCAGACACAGCTATCTTTAGTGTCTAAACCTGTTAGTCAATTTCTCCGGTTTCCCAGGTTTAGCGGGAGATCATGGTTACATGGCAGGCTCATCTCCCTCATTTCAGTATGGGAGCTGTGAATCAGTAAAGACGGATGAGGGGAAAGGATGAGCGGCACAAAAGACAGACATGATGGTTAGGTGATTTCCCAGTTGTTCTAAATTCAGTTTCCTATAGAGCAGCTCTAGTAACATGCTGATGTGTGAAGCTCGGTTTTTATGAGAAATAGTTTGAGATTTTGGGAaatattcgctttcttgcccaGAGTTAGGATAGAAGAACCAATAAAACTCTCATGTCTATCAGTTAAATCTGAAGCGTAATGTCTGGAAATAGGGGcgaacagctagcctggctccgtccaaagttgaaaaaaaaatctgcctaaCAGCACCTCTAACTGACATGTAATATCTTTTTTGTTAACTCCGTATGTTAAAACGATAAGTTGTGGTTTTATGTGGGGTTATTTGCAGGATTTCTTGGCCGAGTGCAGTGAGTCTTTTAGACACCGTAAGGTTGCCAGGGAGTCAGAAATTTGGACGtggccaggctagctgtttcccctgcttccagtctttacgctaagctaactgtctgctGTCTGTCGCTTCAGATTGAACAACAACGGTATCGATCTTTTCATCAAACTATCCGCAATAAAGCAAAAGGGTGTAACATGCTGCACTATTCCTTTAATAATTCTAGACAAAGAATTCCACATTCTTAATAATGATCATATGagcctttaaaaatatataaaataatatttaaaatgaagtggttttctttcttcttagGCAACAATTCAAAAATGCAGAATGAGAATGCTCTCATTTCAGGAGATTCAGGAGCATTTTAAAAAACTGTTctgggggggcattttaggcctttattaggCATGACAGttgaaggaaagaaggagggagcgggaaatgacatgcagcaaacgaCCACAGGTTGGAATCGAACCGGCGGCCGTTtcggcaaggactgagcctctgtacatggggcacacACTCAACctggtgagctacccaggctcCCCAATCAGGagcatttgtttttaatcataAAGAGGAAAGATAATGAGCACAAAATGACCAGAACACATCCCTAAACATGCCAGTTAAACTGCTGATGGCCCAATAGGATTACCTCTTCATCGATTACGCTTCAATCTGCTATCAAATTACTTTTCCTTAACACCCAGTCCCCTGCCACCTGAGCTCTGCTCGCTCAGCTGTCTCAGCTGTGTTTGTCCCTTCAGTGGCAGCATGCTTTCTTGAGCCGGATCTTAGCACACACTCAAGGTCAAAACCACTGTTTGGTGGCTCAAGTCATTTGATTTAAATagaacccccccccacacacacacacacacacacacacacacacacacacacctcaagtGTGTAAGTATAATATATGCCTCTATGTCAGTGAAAATAGTGTGCATCATAAGAAAGTTGTGATAATTTTGGCACAGTGTGGCCATTGCAATACCTTTGTCAGCTTGATGATGAGCCATTTCCTTTCCATTTCTATGAATAACCTAACAGGAAATGGCTTTGGCTCTAGTCATTAAATACAATGCTGAAATTATGTCTTAGTGTGATCCTTCTGCGTCCTTGTTTTGTGAGGCCAAGTTAAAATGTCAGGGACAGTATTTCCGTGCCCCAGACATTCAGGATTCTCCACTAACCATCACAAACTCTTCATGCAAATTCACCCAGACACTGTGTGAAAAGGTTAGTGAAGAGTTATCATATGAAATAGTATGTGGTGATTTTCTTTATATTAGAATCTGTGTTTACAGTGTAGCTCAAGCCACTTTTGAGCtccaaaaacattcaaatatatgtattgtattctctcctgtgtgtttatgtatgtattacTCATACTACAATACCTAAGATACTGCAGTGCCCCCCTTCCATCTGTGTCTCTCCTTGGCATCTGGTCCTTGCTGGGGTTAACAATAGACTGCTGAGACATGCAGGCCAGAAAATCTCCTGGCATTATATTAAGATAACTGTTAGATTGTTAGATTTTTCTAAATAGTCTGTCAGCTTGACAGCTTCTAGGTCATGATGGTTGCACGTGTAGTTGAGTGGCAGCATCTGTCAGCTCAGGAATGATCATCTTGAGATTAGCTGATATAAGCGCAGACTAAAAAGTCACTGACAACGCAGCCACAAAATAAGAATCTTCATGTCTATTTACCCTGATCATAAACAGAGAAATAACTATTTTTATCTCAGTGAAATTGAGCTGTGTAACATCATACAGTCTTCTATGTTTccttacatgtatatatatcaGCTTTAGGCCGTGTTCAGACCGATTGATTTCAAAGAGACAACTGTGTTGGTACAGTGGGGGTGCTAACGCAGAGGGCTCCTGCCAAAAAACACAGGGgcattgcattaaaaaaaacatttagcctGGCTCAACTTTCACCGCAACGCAGTGCGACATCATCCAGCAACACAGTGGGTTGACCAATTAAATACGTGCAAACACACCTTTTAATGTAAGCAGGATAATTCTGCTATCATTTCACTTATTTTTGGATCTTTATTACCTCTGCCAAGGAGGTCATGTTTTCTGTGGGGTgtggtttgtctgtttgtttgtcacACTTATAGTCATCATCCAGAAAATACAGTCACGTCTGAAAAGCAAATAGTTTAAAGTGCATGTTACGTACCAGTGTTTGATTCAGTGGTAGTTGGATTCTTTACTtaagttacaagtaaaagtcctgcattcaaaatcctaCTTAAGTAAGTTTACAGAAGAATATCAGTATTAGgagtgcacgattcagaaaatatCTCGATTCGatatcgatttttaggctcaagattcaattcaaaatcgattttcaattcaaaaacaattctcgattaaaaaaaacgattcacagtatgtaaatgtagttacttttcccatgtgattgcagtagacatacaatttaaaagaaaataaacaacaaattaaatgtagtttgatattactttatatgtcttcatacaaaaataaaaacttttgcaactaaaaactgcaaagtgccaagctttggccagctttcaaatacatttaattcaagtatgaaataaaactgttaataaaaagagcttttcaTTCAGAGATGGGTGGgagtttagagcattgaagGAGTGCGTTGGTTGACTGACATGTTAGGTACTTTAGGTTGTTGTCCGTCCACGTCTTTAATGTTAATCTCGGGGTGATGGCGTACCATGGGAGTTCtcaagtttgtggtgtttccaaaatacttaaCTTTCGCTTTGCAAAGCCTGCATATAGTATGATTCCTATCAAGTTCCATTTTCTCCTCGAGGTTATAAAAGCTGAAATGTGCCCAACATCTCGCCCTTCAGTGAGGATGGAGCAATTGAATAATCCTTTCTGTGAGGTTTGCCATTGTTTGCGCCGACTAAACTACTTCCGCTGCATTCGTTCTTCTTTTGATTATGACAAGAGTGCCCAGGCATCAGTGTGAATTTGACGCAGCGCCATCTATGGGAATGGCGAGCTTAACTTCTTTCAGGAGAATAGTATTCACGccattacaaaatgaaaaaaaaaatgaattgatttttggaattctatgaatcaattttgaatcggtagagcttgaattgcGATACAAatgtgaattgatttttttgaaCACCCCAAATCAGTATTTCAGGAAAATATTCTTtgagtatcaaaagtaaaatgtCCCTTGTGACGGATATGTAATTAGGTTTTTATATGATTAAACATTGAGTAAGAACTACTGGcctgattttcatgaaacttgttGGAAGAGTGTAGCATGGGCTAAGAAAAAATCCCTCTACATTTTGGACTGGATTAGGGAAGATGCAGAAATTCATTTTCTCTTTGGTTAACATTCTGAAATTGGGCATTTGTGTAACATTTGTATGGTGTCGTAGTAATCGTAAAAATGAGTTCCCGACCATGAAAATTCACGTGAACTACCCCTCAAGTCTGAACGTTTACATTGCGAGATAGGACATGCATTGGTAGAGGTCTGCACTCTTTGAGGGGCCTTCTAGTATTTGGCTTGTTTTgcctttactttttttattaaacagcaattttaaatagtttctattgttattgtttttgtgtggaccccaggaagactagcgaCCACTTTGTGGATGCCAATGAGAatcaaaaaaatacatatataaaaccCAAACTGGCCTTTTTGGATTGTACATCCTTGTCCCTCTGGTAAACAAAACAATTCTgccagatttcactcttttcggccgaatgtccgttaccttccgctttctttgtgttggaattatAAACTCAggtcgatttctgaggactatggttaactgctcctcagatctctgcagggtaaatccagacagctggctagtctgtccaatctgagttttctgttgcacgactaaaacaacgtCTAAAGaacggtttaaagaaatgccaacaaaccagagcatgtttttctcccatcccggaatgctgtgtggactagccagaccctcctccgcaacgctgtggaggatggtctgacaaagcgagactactttCGGTCTGAATGCCCAGGGTAAAATGATATGCCACAATGATTCAGATTTAAGATATGGATCAGCAGTGAATGAATAATTGTTGCACTCACCACTAGATTTCCGATGACCATGACCATCATGAAAACGACTAAACACATCCCAGCTCCGGCCACCTCCATGCAGTCCCACATGGTCTCGATCCACTCCCCGCACAGGATGCGGAACACGATGAGGAATGAGTGAAAGAAGTCGTTCATGTGCCAGCGCGGCAGCTCGCAGTCTACGGAGATCTTGCACACGCATTCCTTGTAGTTCTTGCCAAAGAGCTGCATACCCACCACGGCGAAGATGAAGACGATGATGGCCAGCACCAAAGTCAGGTTTCCTAAAGCTCCTACTGAGTTACCAATAATTTTGATCAGCATGTTGAGCGTAGGCCAGGACTTTGCTAGTTTGAAGACACGAAGCTATCTCCAACACAGGACAGACACAAGCAAAGACAGTGAATAATAATGTAGGCAGTCCTCTCTTTGTTTGTAAATGGATGCATATAttatcttttcttaccagacgGAAGGACCTGAGGACAGACAGGCCCTGGACATTTGCCAGccccaactccaccagactgaGAGTGACAATGATGCTGTCGAAAATGTTCCAGCCAACTTGAAAGTAGTAGTAGGGATCCATGGCCATCAGCTTGAAGAACATCTCCGCTGCAAAGATCCCAGTGAAAACCTATTGGGGAATACACTTCTTTTCAAATCAAGTTTGAGATGTAAGAGCATTTCTGCGATGACATTGAAATGTAATGGGGCAATAATCACCAGATTCCCCACTGAGAGCATGTATTCAAACTCTGGCGTCATGGGGTAATGCTCCATGGCCATGAACAGGGTGTTGAGCACGATGCAGATGGTGATGCCCAAGTCGACAAAAGGGTCCATCACCACAAAGTGCATCCACTTTTTGAAGAACACCCATTGCGGGCAGCAGTCCCACTTCAGGAACATGTCTGCAAACTTGTACCAGCAGGGTGGGCACGGCCTCTGAGCCTCCTCCAACtctagacaaagaaaaaaaacaaattaggtAGTCTACCTTCATGTGATCCAAACATATCTTAAAATGATGTGTATGATACAGCTAACAGAGAGCAATGATGAGGGACATTAATAAGCATGTCAGTGCCAAGTTATAGTCGAGCTGAAATAGCCAAGCTTAACACTATGGGGGCGCGACATAATATGTTGACAGGGATTTCTCCAGCACACAATGTGATTATGGCCAGCTCAAGACAATGCTACTGTATTGGCCTTGGATaaaatgtgtgtataatgtTAACAAGTGCTTGATAATCTAAGTAATTAAAGCACACATTAGAGCATGTCCTCTAAGAACCGGCAACTAAGCCTTGTGTATTTCTGCATTCCCTGGAGGAACTGGACATTTACAGCTGCTGCTTACACCCTGCCGCTGAGCATAAAAACAGTACTCTGAAATAGAATAATGGTGCTGTTGTGTCATCTACTTACAGTTTAATCACAGCTAGAAAATAAATCCTACATCTTGGGATTCTGTTTGAGAATTGTCGGTGCATTATAAGTGTTAAGTTTCTATCTTCCTTGGCACTCTACCTTCTATAGCAGCTGCAGTGATCACAGACAGAGCACTAGCAGTCATCTTTGTCAGGCCTGGTTCTTCCAGATGAAGCCTGCTGTGCAACGAGCCTAATGACTTCTCTTGGAGTTCGTAATCTGCAGCAGACTGTAAAATATGACATTACATCTGTCAGttgcatatctaaacaaaatttTTCAAATTACCGGATTAACTGTGACCGGAGGGCGGCCGTTATACCTGGACCATGGTGGGCGCTCTGATTAACAGACGGGGAATGATTCTCCCGTTACAATCCTTGATAATTTCATCATGTCCAAGGCTTCGTTCATCATCCGTTATATCAAATATGGTGTGATGACTGAGCGACTTCTTACTGGTTAGAGTGATTTGGCTCCCAAGACCTTTTGCCTGTgagatacaaaaaaacaagttgCAAGTTATTTATTGTCAAATGCACAACGATTGCAAAGAAGCACAGTCGTTGGCAATGAAAATCTTAGATCTCAGGTTCCCTCCAACAATGACCATTAAATATgtacaaaaagaaaatcatgcaagtaaaaaaaggttttaaatatAGGGATACgatatataacatatacaaaataaaatataaatttgtgGTAGACAGTGTACAGGTACAGGTGTAAAATAATTGCAAAAAGGAATAAACTGAATTTAAGCGCCTGTTTCAATTTAAATGGCAACAATATGAGTTATTTGTTGACAATTAACATGTTTATACATTTTACCAagcttaaaataaaagaaaattttaaaaagtgaaacattACTTATTTGAATCATGAAATTACAGGTATTTGTCATAATTCGGTATTAAGGAACCAAACAAAAATGTGATTCATTTTTGCTACAAGCTGTCCCATGGCAACAACCACAGTCATtaagttaacccttgtgttgtcctcccaggtcaaaactaaaaatgtacactttttaatgcttttttccaTCGCTTTTGCCGCTTTGTTCCCCACTACCACCAGTATGTACACCACttacaccaacttattaccattagttttacaattatttttgaaatttGTGGTCactttagtcaggatactgtcttgaaaccattttaaatctttttttcaaatgctataaatttgaataaaacacccagaatccaatgaaagtagtgatcgGATCCCACAATTTACTTGAGAAGAGCTTTGTACGGAACCATCCGTGTTATTTAGGGGTAATTTGTTTGAAAGGAACCCAAATCTTTTATATGGAaagtttgaaaatgggtcaaatttggacaggagggttaaaaagaGTTTACCAACTGACGTTAACCTTTTATAACGGCTCTTAAAGAGCAGACGTGTAAATATATGGTAAGCTGTCTCCGCATTGCTTGTAAAACTTACCTGCTCATCCTGATTCTTGAATTGCTCTAGTAGCCGCTGGaactcttcctctttctcgATGGCCTCTCGCTGAGTTGCCTGATTCTGTTCTTCATAAGCCATGGCTACCACAGCCAGGATGAGGTTGATGAGGTAGAAGGAGCCCAGAAAGATAATCACCACAAAGAACAGCATGTATGTCTTACCAGCCGCCCGAAGGATCTGTGTTTGGAGCAAAATAGAAGCTACGAGAACTAAggacacatttcttttttcgtaactatgattttttttttaaaagttacaAGTTAGACTTCGTAAATCTGTTTGCAACAAATGAAAGAAGTGCCAACCAGCTGGAAAAGGTTCTCCCAGTAGTCCTGCGTCATGAGTCTGAAGAGGGCCAGGAAGGCCCAGCCAAACGAGTCAAAACTGGTGTAGCCAAAGTTGGGGTTCCTCCCAGCCTTCATGCACGTGTATCCTTCTGGGCAC includes:
- the scn4aa gene encoding sodium channel protein type 4 subunit alpha A isoform X2; translation: MKAGRNPNFGYTSFDSFGWAFLALFRLMTQDYWENLFQLILRAAGKTYMLFFVVIIFLGSFYLINLILAVVAMAYEEQNQATQREAIEKEEEFQRLLEQFKNQDEQAKGLGSQITLTSKKSLSHHTIFDITDDERSLGHDEIIKDCNGRIIPRLLIRAPTMVQSAADYELQEKSLGSLHSRLHLEEPGLTKMTASALSVITAAAIEELEEAQRPCPPCWYKFADMFLKWDCCPQWVFFKKWMHFVVMDPFVDLGITICIVLNTLFMAMEHYPMTPEFEYMLSVGNLVFTGIFAAEMFFKLMAMDPYYYFQVGWNIFDSIIVTLSLVELGLANVQGLSVLRSFRLLRVFKLAKSWPTLNMLIKIIGNSVGALGNLTLVLAIIVFIFAVVGMQLFGKNYKECVCKISVDCELPRWHMNDFFHSFLIVFRILCGEWIETMWDCMEVAGAGMCLVVFMMVMVIGNLVVLNLFLALLLSSFSGDNLSTGDDDGEMNNLQIAIGRITRGIDWFKAFIVQTVLQILGRKPKVPEEGPTDDNDPKTEAIEMNHLDTSQDFKMADGIPNCLVEGRPSGFIVDGELSLNVPIAQGESDFENLGEDDDDDADCADDSEISDEINNLHYSENLENESILLGKGKLMGALNDGDSSVCSTVDYQPPEPEPEEVEEEEPDPVEPEACFTDNCVKRWPFLTVDITQGKGKKWWNLRRTCFTIVEHDWFETFIVFMILLSSGALAFEDINIERRRTVKIILEFADKVFTYIFIIEMLLKWVAYGFKTYFTNAWCWLDFFIVDISLISLAANWMGYAELGPIKSLRTLRALRPLRALSRFEGMRVVVNALVGAIPSIFNVLLVCLIFWLIFSIMGVNLFAGKFYRCINTTTEELFPITEVNNRSDCMAVKEATKEARWVNVKVNYDNVGLGYLSLLQVSTFKGWMDIMYAAVDSREVEEQPSYEINLYMYIYFVIFIIFGSFFTLNLFIGVIIDNFNQQKKKFGDKDIFMTEEQKKYYEAMKKLGSKKPQKPIPRPTNPIQGLVFDFISQQFFDIFIMVLICLNMVTMMVETDDQSAEKEDFLFKVNVAFIVVFTGECVLKLVALRQYYFTNGWNVFDFVVVILSIAGTMLSDIIEKYFVSPTLFRVIRLARIGRILRLIKGAKGIRTLLFALMMSLPALFNIGLLLFLVMFIFSIFGMSNFAYVKKQAGIDDVFNFETFGGSIICLFEITTSAGWDGLLLPMLSNEFPDCDPDFENPGTDVKGNCGNPIMSMTFFCSYIIVTFLVVVNMYIAIILENFNVAQEESGDALCEDDFEMFNETWEKFDLDGSQFIEYSQLSDFCDTLQPPLRVAKPNRLHLIEMDLPLVIGDRIHCLDVLMAVTQMVLGDTVEMAAMRLSIEAKFILSNPTSDSFAPITTTVRHKEEQMVAVVIQRAYRNHLLKRCVRHAAFIHRCKRVGRKDEGEDPPEKEGMLARRMGVLYGSNVDLAGEMEQADLETLASRQPPNPETLSHYTEAQCGPEPPEPNIIVVPVEITNEVLLHSAPNPHLFILHANLRETIV